The region GGCGGCGGCGAATGCCGCAGTGGACACGGTGTAGGGGATACCGAATTCGACATGGATGACGTCGGCGGCCATCGTTCCGAACACGCTGACCATGGCCACTGTGGCCCAGTAGAGCCAGGGAATGTAGCGGGTGCGAGTGAGCTGCAGGGCGAGCAAGGCCACGAGGACCAGGAATGCCAGGACCACCGCGATGACAGGGTCGATAGTGGTGACGAGGAAGTCGGATGCGGTCTCACCCATCCCGGTGGTGAGCACCTTCGCAATCCAGAACAACGCCGTGATCTGCGGCACTTTGTCCAGCATCGTCCGTTCGGATGTCGTCACCGCGTCTCCTCCATATCGTGTCCACCGTACGGAGCGCCAGTCGGACGTGGGCGGGATTCGGGCCCCTTGGTTCTGAGAGTGTTCTCAGGCGTCTGGGCGGCTGCTCAAGCTGAGCGGTGGCGCGCGACGTAGCGTCGGAGGCGAGAGGGGTGAGTGATGTTACAAAGCGGCGGGTTCTTAGATCCATCCGGCCTTCTCGTGGGCGCCGGCCCGTGGGCATTGGCGGTCGTGGCTGCGATGATCTTCATCGAGACGGGTCTGCTCTTCCCGTTCCTACCCGGCGACTCCCTAATCTTCACGGCGGGTCTGCTCAGCACTCAACTCGGGCTCCCGCTGTGGGCGGTCATCGTCACGGTGGCGATCGCCGCAGTCGTCGGCGACTCGATGGGTTACTGGATCGGCCATAGATTCGGGCGCAAGCTATTCAAAGCCGACGCGCGCATACTGAAGCTGCGCTATCTGGAGCGCGCCGACGAGTTCTTCGTCAAGTACGGCCCGCATGCACTCGTGCTCGCCCGATTCGTGCCGATCGTGCGGACGTTCATCCCACCTGTGGTGGGCGCTTCCCGCATGCATTACGGCCGTTTCATCCTGTGGAACGCGATCGGCGGGGTGCTCTGGGCGGTGTTGTTGGGCATCGCCGGCTACTTCCTCGGCCAGATCCCGATCATCGCCGACAACGTGGAGCTGATCGCGATCGGGATCGTCGTCGTGTCGGTCGTCCCGATCGCCATCGCGATCATCAGGGAGCGGCGACGAGACCGGCGCGCGAAGGATCCGGTGTGAGAAGTCTCAGACCGTGTCGGCCGGCTTAGCGGCCCGCGCCAAGGGGTAGCTGTGAGTCTTCCCGTCATGATGAACCCGCATACAGCATCGCCGAACACGCCTCAGACAGTCGGCCCGAAGGCCAGGAAGATCCCGGCTGTGGACACGCTCTTCTGGGCGATGGTCGTGCTCTCGGCTGTGGCGGGGATCGCCGCCGAACCCGCTCCGTCGCCGATGGTGCGTCTCTTTCTGGTGGCGGGCGGTACGTTGACGCTCATCGCCATGGTCGTCTTCCAGATCATGCTGCGCCGGTATCGTCCAGTCCCGTACTGGATCACGGTCGTCATGACGAGCCTTGTCGGGGCATCGGTAGCGAACAGTCTCGGTCCCGCACTGGCGGCGAGCCTCGGGGGAGGGCTGCTCCTGCTTGGTCTGATCGCCTGGCTCTTGTTCGAGAGGCCCTCGAGTGCCCTTGAGGTTCGGACGGTGCGGCAGGAGAGCGTCTACTGGGTCGTGGTGTTCGCGGCACTCGTGCTCGGCACCGGGATGAGGCAGCTGCTGAGCGTCACTGCGCATCTGGGGTCGCTGTCGTCCTCGATCGTCTTCGCAGCGGTCGTTGCTCTGTCCGTGATCGCCTACAGCTTCTTCCGTGTCCCTGCGTCAGCAGCCTTCTGGTGGGCCTTCGTCGGGGTAATACCGCTGGCGGGTGCAGTCGCGGAGTTGATCGCGATCGCTGCCGGCGGGGCAGCGGCAGCGAAGCTCACGGTCGGTCTTCTCGCCCTCGTCGCCCTGGCGGTCTTGGTCGTCATCGACTCTGGCCGCAATCGGCGGAGGGCAGCTCGTGGAATGTGAAAGGGGTGGGCCGCCCGTGAGCAGCCCACCCCTCCTTGCCGCTCGTAACGGTTACTGTCCGGCCGGGGTCGTCGGAGCCGGGGTGACGTCGTCGGCGGTCTCACCGTCGGCGGTGCCGTCCTCGACGCCGTTGTCCACGCCGGTCGGGTCGTCGGCGGTCTCACCATCGGCGGTGCCGTCTTCGATCCCGTTCTGGTCGTCGGCGGTCTCACCATCGGCGGTGCCGTCCTCCACCACCGAGCTGGTGCTGCTGGGGGCGGGGGTCGGGTCGGCCTGGGCTGGGACCGCGATCGCCAGACCGGCGGCCGCGAGCACGGCAGCAGCGGACAGAGATCCGATGGTCAGTCGCATCCGGGTTTTCATAAACTCTCCTTTCTGGGGGGATAGCCTCACGCTAGGAATCACACCGTGGACGTTTCTCCGAAATACGGCCCCGGTTCGTGAAGATGCGTTCAGACGCGCGGAAGCAACGCGGGAAGGAAGGACGCGGTGAACGGACCCGAGGGTGTGATCCCGGTGCTGGTGGTGGAGGACGATCCGCAGATGGCCGGGTTGCTGAAACGGGGCTTGACCGAGGAGGGATACGACGTCACCGTCGCCGCCGACGGGGTCCAGGGTCTGCTCGCGGCAACCAGAACACCACCTGGCATCGCGGTGCTGGATGTGATGCTTCCCGGCATGTCGGGGTTCGAGCTATGCCGTCGGTTGCGGGAGACGCAGCCATCAATCATGGTGCTGATGTTGACGGCACGCGACGACGTAGACGACCGGGTGCGAGGTTTGGACGCTGGCGCGGACGACTATCTCGTCAAGCCCTTCGCGTTCAGTGAGCTCGCTGCACGTCTGCGGGCGCTGCGCCGCCGGGATTCTCCCTCGACACCGTCGGTGCTGGTAGTCGGCGACATCACGATCCACACTGTCAGCCACGACGTGTCGGTCGAGGGTGTTCCGGTGCATCTAAGCCCGAAGGAGTATCAGCTGCTTTTCCTGCTGGGCACTCATTTCGAA is a window of Cnuibacter physcomitrellae DNA encoding:
- a CDS encoding DedA family protein — encoded protein: MIFIETGLLFPFLPGDSLIFTAGLLSTQLGLPLWAVIVTVAIAAVVGDSMGYWIGHRFGRKLFKADARILKLRYLERADEFFVKYGPHALVLARFVPIVRTFIPPVVGASRMHYGRFILWNAIGGVLWAVLLGIAGYFLGQIPIIADNVELIAIGIVVVSVVPIAIAIIRERRRDRRAKDPV
- a CDS encoding response regulator transcription factor, whose amino-acid sequence is MNGPEGVIPVLVVEDDPQMAGLLKRGLTEEGYDVTVAADGVQGLLAATRTPPGIAVLDVMLPGMSGFELCRRLRETQPSIMVLMLTARDDVDDRVRGLDAGADDYLVKPFAFSELAARLRALRRRDSPSTPSVLVVGDITIHTVSHDVSVEGVPVHLSPKEYQLLFLLGTHFEQTVSRTSIMTEIWGTVAHADLNIVDQYVSYLRRKLDVIPAQTRVVTERGVGFRLTASP